In one window of Juglans regia cultivar Chandler chromosome 3, Walnut 2.0, whole genome shotgun sequence DNA:
- the LOC109008124 gene encoding WAT1-related protein At5g07050-like: MEGQGGFGNFVQRCKPYIAMISLQFGYAGMNIISKVSLNRGMSHYVLVVYRHAFATAVIAPFALVLERKVRPKITFPIFMQIFVLGLLGPVIDQNLYYAGLKFTSPTYSCAISNMLPAMTFVMAVLCRMEKLNMKRVRCQAKVVGTIVTVAGAMLMTLYKGQVLNFVWSQHMHHPKSYTPEEATGSADKDWFKGSMLLIIATLAWASFFIIQAITMKRYSAHLSLTSLVCFIGTLQSIAVTLVLEHKPSAWKIGWDMNLLAAAYAGIVSSSIAYYVQGLVMQKRGPVFVTAFSPLMMIIVAIMGSFILAEKIYLGGILGSVLIVMGLYSVLWGKYKEYKEKEAIEEIPEPVKVIGGVNGQMATMMEDMEANDIEIQKSTTEANKETVPVAAAIGVPIPLPPMI, from the exons atggagggacAAGGAGGCTTTGGCAATTTTGTTCAGAGATGTAAGCCTTACATAGCCATGATTTCTCTGCAATTTGGCTATGCTGGCATGAACATCATCTCTAAGGTTTCACTCAACCGAGGAATGAGCCATTACGTCCTGGTCGTCTACAGGCACGCCTTTGCTACCGCAGTTATCGCTCCTTTTGCTCTAGTTCTCGAGAG GAAAGTGAGGCCAAAGATTACATTTCCGATATTCATGCAGATTTTTGTTCTGGGGCTTCTTGG GCCAGTGATTGATCAGAACTTATACTACGCCGGCTTGAAATTCACGTCGCCTACCTACTCTTGTGCCATAAGCAATATGCTCCCAGCAATGACCTTCGTCATGGCAGTTCTTTGCAG GATGGAGAAGTTGAACATGAAGAGAGTTAGATGCCAAGCAAAGGTGGTGGGAACAATAGTGACGGTGGCTGGAGCCATGTTGATGACACTTTACAAAGGACAAGTCCTTAATTTTGTGTGGTCTCAGCACATGCATCACCCTAAATCCTATACCCCTGAAGAGGCCACTGGATCCGCTGACAAGGACTGGTTTAAGGGTTCCATGCTTCTCATCATTGCGACCTTAGCATGGGCTTCTTTCTTCATCATTCAG GCAATTACAATGAAGAGATACTCAGCTCACCTCTCACTCACATCCCTTGTGTGCTTCATTGGCACACTCCAGTCTATAGCTGTCACTCTTGTTTTGGAGCACAAGCCCTCTGCTTGGAAAATTGGCTGGGATATGAATCTTCTTGCAGCTGCCTATGct GGTATAGTGTCATCCAGCATTGCCTACTATGTCCAAGGGTTGGTCATGCAGAAAAGAGGGCCTGTCTTTGTCACTGCTTTTAGCCCTCTGATGATGATCATTGTTGCCATCATGGGCTCTTTCATCCTCGCTGAAAAGATTTACCTAGGAGG TATTCTGGGCTCTGTATTAATCGTAATGGGATTATACTCGGTTCTGTGGGGAAAGTACAAGGAATACAAAGAAAAGGAAGCCATTGAAGAAATTCCTGAACCAGTAAAGGTAATTGGAGGAGTGAATGGCCAGATGGCAACCATGATGGAAGACATGGAAGCAAATGACATCGAAATACAGAAGAGTACTACTGAAGCTAACAAGGAGACCGTTCCCGTGGCTGCAGCCATTGGTGTTCCCATCCCACTGCCCCCCATGATATAG
- the LOC109008125 gene encoding 70 kDa peptidyl-prolyl isomerase-like, producing the protein MALSSATSSLEETAIQIEDPGLPEMKVIGTQGLRKQILRKGNSWQTPFPGDEVEVLFSGCIEGGDCLYPSRDKGTPFRFKLGQNEVIKGWDEGVLTMKKGERAIFTIPPNLAYGELGSPPLIPPNSTLIFDIEMLSWTTIRDITGDGGILKKITKEGEGWATPREADQVLVKYEARLENGTVVSKSEKGVEFNVGDETDCLCPALSKAVKTMRRGEKAELAVKFSYGLRQNRNEATEIDNGVPSDSNLSIELELLSWKSVVDVTGDKKVLKKIMKAGEGFDRPNEGSLVKVIYLGKLKDGTIFERKGSNEEPFEFTTLEEQINEGLDRAIMTMKRGEQAVVTVSSEHHVDSNDVSGIAKEELVYEVELIDFIKDKPFWKMETEEKIEACERKKSDGNVLFKTGKFWRASRKYEKAAKYVEFDHTFTDDEKSTANALWLSCNLNSAACKLKLGEYLEASKLCTKVLERDPYNVKALYRRSQAYLKISELEKAEADLKRVLTIDPNNRDVKLVCKELKNKQREYSRYQAEIFSTMLSRMG; encoded by the exons ATGGCACTCTCTTCTGCAACTTCCTCTTTGGAAGAAACTGCCATTCAAATCGAAGATCCTGGATTACCAGAGATGAAGGTAATCGGAACCCAAGGCCTGAGAAAGCAGATTCTCAGGAAAGGAAACTCATGGCAGACTCCATTTCCCGGGGATGAAGTGGAAG TTCTTTTCAGCGGGTGCATTGAGGGCGGGGATTGTCTCTATCCGAGTCGTGATAAAGGAACTCCCTTTCGTTTTAAATTAGGCCAAA ATGAAGTTATAAAAGGATGGGATGAAGGGGTCTTGACTATGAAGAAGGGTGAGAGAGCAATCTTCACAATACCACCAAACTTGGCCTATGGGGAACTCGGCTCTCCACCCCTGATTCCTCCCAATTCAACTCTCATTTTTGATATTGAAATGCTGTCTTGGACCACTATCAGAGACATAACTGGTGATGGAGGAATACTGAAGAAGATAACGAAGGAGGGTGAAGGATGGGCTACTCCTAGAGAAGCTGATCAAGTGCTAG TGAAGTATGAGGCACGACTTGAGAATGGAACAGTTGTCTCGAAATCTGAGAAAGGCGTGGAGTTTAATGTAGGTGATG AAACAGATTGTCTTTGCCCTGCCTTAAGCAAAGCAGTGAAGACAATGAGAAGGGGCGAGAAAGCGGAACTAGCTGTGAAGTTCTCTT ATGGCTTGAGACAAAACAGAAATGAAGCTACAGAGATTGACAACGGTGTCCCTTCTGATTCTAATTTATCCATCGAACTTGAGCTTTTGTCCTGGAAAAGTGTAGTTGATGTCACCGGAGATAAGAAGGTTCTCAAAAAGATCATGAAAGCTGGTGAAGGTTTTGACCGTCCCAATGAAGGATCCTTGGTAAAAG TTATATACTTGGGAAAACTTAAAGACGGAACCATTTTCGAGAGGAAGGGATCAAATGAAGAACCTTTTGAGTTCACAACCCTGGAAg AACAGATCAATGAGGGTTTGGACAGAGCAATCATGACTATGAAAAGAGGAGAACAAGCGGTAGTGACTGTCAGCTCAGAACATCATGTGGATAGCAATGACGTTTCTGGAATTGCAAAAGAAGAGCTCGTTTATGAAGTCGAGCTGATCGACTTCATTAAG GATAAACcgttttggaagatggagactgaagagaaaatagaagcatgtgaaaggaagaaaagtgatggaaatgttttgtttaagaCTGGGAAGTTCTGGCGTGCCTCTAGGAAGTATGAGAAG GCTGCAAAGTATGTTGAGTTTGACCATACTTTCACTGATGATGAGAAGTCTACTGCAAATGCCCTATGGTTGTCATGTAATTTGAACAGTGCTGCTTGTAAACTTAAGCTGGGAGAATACCTTGAAGCTTCAAAGCTATGCACAAAG GTCCTAGAACGTGATCCATACAATGTCAAGGCTCTATACAGACGATCCCAAGCATACCTGAAAATATCTGAGCTAGAGAAAGCTGAGGCTGATCTTAAGAGAGTTCTAACCATTGATCCAAATAATAG AGACGTGAAGCTCGTTTGcaaagagttaaaaaataagcaaagGGAATACAGTAGATATCAAGCTGAGATTTTCAGCACAATGCTTTCAAGAATGGGATAG